In one window of Macrotis lagotis isolate mMagLag1 chromosome 5, bilby.v1.9.chrom.fasta, whole genome shotgun sequence DNA:
- the LOC141489914 gene encoding trace amine-associated receptor 6-like isoform X2: MSSNLSQPAAVLFCFENVNGSCIKNPYSQGPRVILYMAFGSGALLAIFGNLLVMISIFHFKQLHSPANFLIVSLACADFLVGITVMPFSMVRSVESCWYFGETFCTFHSCGDIAFCYASLFHLCFISIDRYIAVTDPLIYPTKFTVNISGLCIALSWIIPITYSGSVFYTGANDDGLEELISALTCVGSCQIYVNQNWVLVDFLLFLIPTLVIVILYSKIFLVAKLQARKIENTSSKGESSFSDSYKARVAKRERKAAKTLGIAVIAFLISYLPYSIDALFDAFVGFITPAYVYEILCWFAYYNSAMNPLIYAFFYPWFRKAIKLIVTGKILQDSSSTMNLFSEQGKALE, encoded by the exons ATGAGCAGCAATCTA TCCCAGCCTGCAGCTGTACTTTTCTGCTTTGAAAATGTAAATGGGTCCTGTATTAAAAATCCCTACTCCCAAGGACCCCGTGTGATCCTCTATATGGCATTTGGCTCTGGAGCTTTGCTTGCAATATTTGGAAACCTGCTGGTAATGATTTCTATCTTTCATTTCAAGCAATTGCACTCTCCAGCCAATTTTCTCATTGTCTCTTTGGCCTGTGCTGATTTTTTGGTGGGAATCACTGTGATGCCCTTCAGCATGGTGAGATCTGTGGAGAGTTGCTGGTATTTTGGGGAGACGTTCTGTACATTTCATAGCTGTGGGGATATAGCATTTTGTTATGCTTCCCTCTTTCATTTGTGCTTCATCTCCATCGATAGATATATTGCTGTCACTGACCCTCTGATCTATCCAACCAAGTTCACTGTGAATATTTCTGGACTGTGCATTGCTCTCTCCTGGATTATCCCCATTACTTACAGTGGTTCTGTTTTCTACACAGGTGCCAATGATGATGGATTGGAGGAATTAATAAGTGCTCTCACCTGTGTGGGGAGTTGTCAGATTTATGTGAATCAAAATTGGGTGCTGGtagattttttgttgttcttaatCCCCACACTGGTTATTGTCATTCTTTACTCTAAGATTTTTCTTGTAGCTAAACTCCAAGCTAGAAAGATTGAAAATACAAGTAGTAAAGGGGAATCTTCATTCTCAGACAGTTACAAAGCCAGAGTGgccaaaagggagagaaaagcagCAAAAACACTGGGTATTGCAGTGATTGCATTTCTGATTTCATATTTACCCTATTCTATTGATGCATTATTTGATGCATTTGTAGGTTTCATCACCCCTGCCTATGTTTATGAAATCCTTTGTTGGTTTGCTTATTATAATTCTGCCATGAACCCTTTAATTTATGCTTTCTTTTATCCATGGTTTaggaaagcaataaaactgattgtAACTGGGAAAATCTTACAGGACAGTTCTTCAACCATGAATTTATTCTCTGAGCAAGGCAAAGCATTAGAATAA
- the LOC141489914 gene encoding trace amine-associated receptor 6-like isoform X1 — MSSSSESQPAAVLFCFENVNGSCIKNPYSQGPRVILYMAFGSGALLAIFGNLLVMISIFHFKQLHSPANFLIVSLACADFLVGITVMPFSMVRSVESCWYFGETFCTFHSCGDIAFCYASLFHLCFISIDRYIAVTDPLIYPTKFTVNISGLCIALSWIIPITYSGSVFYTGANDDGLEELISALTCVGSCQIYVNQNWVLVDFLLFLIPTLVIVILYSKIFLVAKLQARKIENTSSKGESSFSDSYKARVAKRERKAAKTLGIAVIAFLISYLPYSIDALFDAFVGFITPAYVYEILCWFAYYNSAMNPLIYAFFYPWFRKAIKLIVTGKILQDSSSTMNLFSEQGKALE, encoded by the coding sequence ATGAGTAGCAGTTCAGAGTCCCAGCCTGCAGCTGTACTTTTCTGCTTTGAAAATGTAAATGGGTCCTGTATTAAAAATCCCTACTCCCAAGGACCCCGTGTGATCCTCTATATGGCATTTGGCTCTGGAGCTTTGCTTGCAATATTTGGAAACCTGCTGGTAATGATTTCTATCTTTCATTTCAAGCAATTGCACTCTCCAGCCAATTTTCTCATTGTCTCTTTGGCCTGTGCTGATTTTTTGGTGGGAATCACTGTGATGCCCTTCAGCATGGTGAGATCTGTGGAGAGTTGCTGGTATTTTGGGGAGACGTTCTGTACATTTCATAGCTGTGGGGATATAGCATTTTGTTATGCTTCCCTCTTTCATTTGTGCTTCATCTCCATCGATAGATATATTGCTGTCACTGACCCTCTGATCTATCCAACCAAGTTCACTGTGAATATTTCTGGACTGTGCATTGCTCTCTCCTGGATTATCCCCATTACTTACAGTGGTTCTGTTTTCTACACAGGTGCCAATGATGATGGATTGGAGGAATTAATAAGTGCTCTCACCTGTGTGGGGAGTTGTCAGATTTATGTGAATCAAAATTGGGTGCTGGtagattttttgttgttcttaatCCCCACACTGGTTATTGTCATTCTTTACTCTAAGATTTTTCTTGTAGCTAAACTCCAAGCTAGAAAGATTGAAAATACAAGTAGTAAAGGGGAATCTTCATTCTCAGACAGTTACAAAGCCAGAGTGgccaaaagggagagaaaagcagCAAAAACACTGGGTATTGCAGTGATTGCATTTCTGATTTCATATTTACCCTATTCTATTGATGCATTATTTGATGCATTTGTAGGTTTCATCACCCCTGCCTATGTTTATGAAATCCTTTGTTGGTTTGCTTATTATAATTCTGCCATGAACCCTTTAATTTATGCTTTCTTTTATCCATGGTTTaggaaagcaataaaactgattgtAACTGGGAAAATCTTACAGGACAGTTCTTCAACCATGAATTTATTCTCTGAGCAAGGCAAAGCATTAGAATAA